The proteins below come from a single Mycolicibacterium sp. TY81 genomic window:
- a CDS encoding AraC family transcriptional regulator, with the protein MSTHDVLRSPAGVALLVDLATEHGMPATASLHGTSLTRSALDDLDAEVHLRDEIQIITNMLAALDVPGLGIEAGLRCHAASPGIWGLALMSSRTLGEAMQVGVSLAALSFCLCRLTVSPDMTDGYGRLILDPSHLPSDLRQFAVERDSTGIQTLQRDLLMSSDAQLQVAYTTERPADDIVRKYVDIFGVEPDFGAPQNCLIVSLDALNKPLPQANQYARSMAEKQAVELLRQRSARAGVAGLLRDMMLSSPAPVLTLDEAARQLTVSARTLRRHLAQEGVSLRDLQEETREALAEELVASGMPVAEIADRLGYSQTSSFTQAFRRWKGVGPREYRERLRDR; encoded by the coding sequence GTGAGTACGCACGATGTTCTCCGCTCACCGGCGGGGGTGGCTCTGCTCGTCGATCTCGCGACCGAACACGGAATGCCCGCCACCGCGTCACTGCATGGCACGTCGCTGACCCGCTCCGCCCTCGATGACCTGGACGCCGAAGTGCATCTGCGCGACGAGATCCAGATCATCACCAATATGCTTGCTGCCCTTGATGTCCCCGGCCTCGGCATCGAAGCCGGGCTGCGCTGCCATGCGGCCTCGCCCGGAATCTGGGGCCTGGCGTTGATGAGCTCGCGCACGTTGGGCGAGGCGATGCAGGTGGGCGTATCGCTGGCTGCGCTCAGTTTCTGTCTGTGCCGGCTCACGGTGTCGCCCGACATGACGGACGGCTACGGCCGGCTGATCCTCGACCCGTCCCACCTGCCGTCCGACCTGCGTCAGTTCGCCGTCGAGCGCGACAGCACCGGTATCCAGACGCTGCAGCGTGACCTGCTCATGTCATCGGACGCCCAGCTGCAGGTCGCGTACACCACCGAGCGGCCCGCGGATGACATCGTGCGGAAGTACGTCGACATCTTCGGCGTCGAGCCCGACTTCGGCGCACCGCAGAACTGCCTCATCGTGAGCCTCGACGCGTTGAACAAACCACTGCCCCAGGCGAACCAGTACGCGCGCTCGATGGCCGAGAAGCAAGCCGTCGAACTGCTGCGACAGCGGTCTGCACGTGCCGGTGTCGCGGGCCTCCTGCGCGACATGATGCTGTCGAGTCCGGCGCCCGTGCTGACACTCGACGAGGCCGCGCGGCAGCTGACTGTCAGCGCGCGCACGCTACGCCGGCACCTCGCTCAGGAGGGGGTGTCGCTGCGCGATCTGCAGGAGGAAACCCGTGAGGCACTCGCCGAGGAACTGGTCGCGAGCGGGATGCCGGTTGCCGAAATAGCCGACCGCCTCGGTTATTCGCAGACCTCCAGCTTCACGCAGGCGTTCCGCCGGTGGAAGGGCGTCGGGCCCCGCGAGTACCGCGAGCGATTGCGCGACCGATGA
- a CDS encoding AraC family transcriptional regulator: MTTLDLHSKRSAASLTVMLDWAADFGLTAQQCLAGTRIPAAAIRVPDAEVTAQQELRAITNIVAALGDQPGLGLQAAARYPVTAFGLWGFAILTSPTLGEAIDVAVRFVQLSYAFCTFETRRHGDDLTIVIDARAVPAPIRRFVLERDAAAIPNLYREILGATPPPSRISFALPDPGPAVTFYEDMFGSTPEFDDTETSVTIESGLLNIPLPQASSHTSKLTEQQCRMLLEQREARTGRAGLVRDLLLADPANPPSLPQVADRLSCSTRTLRRQLEAEGTSFRKLLDEVRHHLGTELLQSGMTVEQVSNRLGYTDVSNFSHAFHRWNGSSPRAYLARRKTYPNRPTRSSGR, translated from the coding sequence ATGACGACGCTTGACCTGCACTCCAAGCGGTCTGCCGCGAGCTTGACGGTGATGCTCGACTGGGCCGCCGACTTCGGCTTGACCGCGCAGCAATGCCTCGCCGGCACCAGGATCCCGGCCGCGGCGATTCGCGTTCCCGATGCCGAGGTCACCGCGCAGCAGGAGCTCAGGGCCATCACCAATATCGTTGCCGCGTTGGGTGATCAGCCCGGCCTCGGCCTGCAGGCGGCGGCCCGGTACCCGGTCACGGCGTTCGGGCTGTGGGGATTCGCCATCCTGACCAGCCCGACCTTGGGCGAGGCGATCGATGTCGCTGTGCGATTCGTCCAATTAAGTTACGCCTTCTGCACTTTCGAGACCCGCCGACACGGTGACGATCTGACGATCGTCATCGACGCCCGCGCCGTGCCGGCACCGATCCGCAGGTTCGTCCTGGAGCGCGACGCAGCGGCCATCCCCAACCTGTACCGGGAAATTCTGGGCGCCACCCCGCCGCCGAGCCGCATCAGCTTCGCCCTCCCCGATCCGGGGCCGGCCGTGACGTTCTATGAAGACATGTTCGGCTCCACGCCGGAATTCGATGACACCGAAACATCGGTCACCATCGAGTCCGGCCTGCTGAATATTCCTCTGCCGCAAGCCAGTAGCCACACCTCCAAGCTCACCGAGCAGCAGTGCCGGATGCTGCTCGAACAGCGGGAAGCCCGTACCGGCCGGGCCGGCCTGGTCCGTGACCTGCTGCTGGCCGACCCCGCCAACCCGCCGAGCCTGCCCCAGGTGGCGGACCGACTCTCGTGCAGTACCCGAACGCTGCGCCGCCAATTGGAGGCCGAGGGCACGTCGTTCCGGAAACTGCTCGACGAAGTGCGCCACCACCTCGGGACGGAGCTGTTGCAGAGCGGCATGACGGTCGAGCAGGTGTCCAACCGGCTGGGCTACACCGATGTCAGCAACTTCTCCCACGCCTTCCACCGCTGGAACGGCTCCAGCCCACGGGCTTACCTGGCACGCCGGAAGACCTACCCGAACAGACCCACGAGAAGTAGCGGGCGATGA
- a CDS encoding NAD(P)H-quinone oxidoreductase: MYATTLNGHGEPEVMEWAKVDDLPAPGPGQVAIDVVAAGVNRADVMQRMGFYPPPPGASDIPGLEVSGYIAEVGAGVQDWAPGDAVCALLAAGGYAERVNVAASHVLPVPQGVSVIAAAALPETAATVWSNVVMTGGLQSGQTLLIHGGGSGIGTHAIQVGRALGANVAVTAGTQFKLDACRELGAQTLINYRDQDFPAVVNAEYSGADVILDIMGGSYLGKNVDALAENGHLTIIGLQGGAVAELNLGTLLFKRGSVHVTNLRRRPEEGPGSKAEIISALRQHLWPLIDAGAVVPVVAAEVPITDAPEAHRLLDSDKTVGKVLLTVRDAD, from the coding sequence ATGTACGCGACAACTCTCAACGGCCACGGTGAGCCCGAGGTGATGGAGTGGGCCAAGGTCGACGACCTTCCCGCGCCCGGGCCCGGCCAGGTCGCCATCGATGTGGTGGCGGCGGGCGTCAACCGCGCCGACGTCATGCAGCGCATGGGCTTCTACCCGCCACCACCGGGCGCCAGCGACATCCCGGGCCTCGAGGTTTCCGGCTACATCGCCGAAGTCGGTGCCGGAGTGCAGGATTGGGCACCCGGTGATGCGGTGTGTGCCCTGCTGGCCGCCGGCGGGTACGCCGAACGCGTCAACGTCGCCGCCAGTCATGTGCTGCCCGTGCCGCAGGGCGTGAGCGTCATCGCCGCCGCGGCGCTGCCGGAAACGGCGGCCACCGTGTGGTCGAACGTCGTCATGACCGGTGGCCTGCAGAGCGGGCAGACGCTGCTGATTCACGGCGGCGGCAGCGGAATCGGCACGCACGCAATACAAGTGGGGCGCGCACTCGGGGCCAACGTGGCGGTGACGGCCGGCACACAATTCAAGCTGGACGCCTGCCGCGAACTCGGCGCGCAGACGTTGATCAACTATCGCGACCAGGACTTCCCGGCGGTGGTCAACGCCGAATACTCTGGCGCCGACGTCATTCTCGACATCATGGGCGGCAGTTACCTCGGCAAGAACGTCGACGCCCTCGCCGAGAACGGCCACCTGACCATCATCGGCTTACAGGGTGGCGCCGTCGCCGAACTGAATCTCGGCACGCTCCTGTTCAAACGAGGATCGGTACATGTGACGAACCTGCGGCGCCGGCCGGAGGAAGGCCCCGGCTCCAAAGCCGAGATCATCAGCGCCCTGCGGCAGCATCTGTGGCCACTGATCGACGCCGGAGCGGTGGTGCCTGTCGTCGCGGCGGAGGTGCCGATCACCGACGCCCCTGAGGCGCACCGGCTGCTCGACTCCGACAAGACCGTCGGAAAGGTGCTGCTGACCGTCCGGGATGCCGACTAG
- a CDS encoding three-helix bundle dimerization domain-containing protein yields the protein MTQVLHQPIRCTQSATRQGSVATEFRTRQSRDTARTDWIAHVAAKLALREGRHDTARDAEIAGWCRETAMQFADARIQAFVPLLVERIVADRIRRGSDLGC from the coding sequence ATGACCCAGGTGCTGCATCAGCCGATCCGGTGCACCCAATCGGCAACCAGACAAGGGTCGGTGGCGACCGAATTCAGGACGCGGCAGTCCCGTGACACCGCCCGTACGGACTGGATTGCCCACGTTGCGGCGAAACTCGCTCTTCGCGAGGGGCGCCACGATACCGCGCGGGATGCGGAGATCGCGGGCTGGTGCCGGGAGACTGCGATGCAGTTCGCGGATGCCCGAATTCAAGCGTTCGTCCCACTGTTGGTCGAGCGGATCGTCGCCGACCGCATTCGGCGTGGCAGTGATTTGGGCTGCTAG
- a CDS encoding universal stress protein — translation MTTTAQGLLMNIQAPVNPVVVGIDGSKHAVRAARWAALEAASRDTTLRLVYVIDSDHADHQESIDRAQHALHKAWKAVTATRVDVKLESEILSGTPAECLADESRQAAVVCVGDRGTHDTPDAPRGSTAVEVARSAPGSVAIIRRKHREFDHRKWIVAVLDESASAAAVLKAAESDSAWRDAPILMLEPWSHSGEPVDVSNPVHAALERYLRAADNSYLESVTLAMPGHLSNLLRQSACIDQLVIVRGDDRDLVAELTGDEMRETLKGSDCTLLFVRPAYRPSRGNGTACHQSSTELLTVGQS, via the coding sequence ATGACCACTACGGCACAAGGACTTTTGATGAACATCCAAGCCCCGGTCAATCCGGTCGTCGTCGGCATCGACGGTTCCAAACATGCGGTGCGCGCTGCGCGCTGGGCCGCACTCGAGGCGGCGAGCCGGGACACCACGTTGCGGCTGGTCTACGTCATCGACTCGGATCATGCCGACCACCAGGAGAGCATCGACCGCGCTCAGCACGCGTTGCACAAGGCGTGGAAAGCCGTGACCGCTACACGCGTCGACGTGAAGCTCGAATCAGAGATTCTCTCGGGCACCCCGGCTGAATGCCTTGCCGATGAGTCCCGCCAGGCGGCTGTGGTGTGCGTCGGCGACCGCGGAACACATGACACGCCTGATGCTCCGCGCGGATCGACGGCTGTTGAGGTGGCCCGGAGCGCGCCAGGCTCAGTCGCGATCATCCGGCGGAAACATCGCGAGTTCGACCATCGCAAGTGGATCGTGGCTGTCCTGGACGAATCAGCCTCTGCTGCAGCAGTATTGAAGGCTGCTGAGTCTGATTCGGCATGGCGTGATGCGCCGATTCTGATGCTGGAGCCCTGGTCGCATTCGGGTGAGCCGGTCGATGTCAGCAATCCGGTGCACGCCGCTCTGGAGCGGTATTTGAGAGCCGCGGACAACAGTTACCTCGAGTCGGTCACCCTGGCGATGCCGGGGCATCTGAGCAACTTGCTTCGGCAGAGTGCATGCATCGACCAGCTTGTCATCGTGCGGGGAGACGACCGGGACTTGGTTGCGGAACTGACCGGCGACGAAATGCGCGAGACCTTGAAAGGTTCGGACTGCACACTGTTGTTCGTCCGGCCGGCCTACCGCCCATCACGTGGCAATGGAACAGCTTGCCACCAGAGTTCGACCGAGCTGCTGACGGTAGGGCAGTCATGA
- a CDS encoding NAD(P)H nitroreductase — MTKATISLAEIEDAVLLACRAPSIHNSQPWYWVLESATLKLYLDAGWLVTTDGSGRQALLSCGAALDHLRVAMAATGWTTKVERFPDPENHRHLADIRFQSAAGVTPAQRRAADAILCRRSDRLPFGAVTDRPALVEMLRLATVNHPAQVDVLTARQRTEVAQASHLTDALRMYDAAYHAELDWWTSSFESTTGIPHSALLSAAEGFWVDIGRSFPVSHVRERRQHAGDDQATVVVISALGDTREDILACGETLSVVLLEATVAGLASCTLTHLTEHPATCDIISALTGHPLPQVLVRIGTAPALEDVPPPTPRRQLADVFRFRPHGSDDRN; from the coding sequence ATGACGAAAGCCACTATTTCCCTCGCGGAAATCGAAGATGCGGTACTTCTGGCCTGCAGAGCGCCGTCGATCCACAACAGCCAGCCGTGGTATTGGGTGCTCGAATCCGCCACGCTGAAGCTGTATCTCGACGCCGGCTGGCTGGTCACCACCGACGGTTCAGGCCGCCAGGCACTGTTGAGCTGCGGCGCGGCCTTGGACCATCTCCGCGTGGCGATGGCCGCAACTGGCTGGACCACAAAGGTAGAGCGCTTTCCCGACCCCGAGAACCACCGGCACCTCGCCGACATCCGCTTCCAGTCGGCCGCCGGCGTCACACCGGCACAGCGGCGGGCAGCAGACGCGATATTGTGCCGGCGATCCGATCGACTTCCGTTCGGCGCAGTGACAGACCGGCCCGCGTTGGTCGAAATGCTGCGGCTGGCAACGGTGAATCACCCGGCCCAGGTTGACGTCCTGACCGCCCGACAACGCACCGAAGTAGCCCAGGCCTCACATCTAACCGATGCGCTACGGATGTACGACGCCGCGTATCACGCCGAATTGGACTGGTGGACTTCGTCTTTTGAGAGTACAACCGGTATTCCACACAGTGCGTTGTTGTCGGCTGCAGAAGGTTTTTGGGTTGACATCGGACGCTCGTTCCCGGTTTCCCATGTCCGCGAGCGTCGCCAACATGCCGGCGATGACCAGGCCACCGTGGTGGTCATCTCCGCACTCGGCGATACGCGCGAGGACATCTTGGCGTGCGGCGAGACGTTGTCGGTAGTGCTGCTGGAAGCCACCGTCGCGGGCCTAGCCAGTTGCACGCTCACCCACCTGACGGAGCACCCGGCCACCTGCGACATCATCAGCGCGCTCACCGGCCATCCCCTGCCCCAGGTGTTGGTCCGCATCGGCACCGCCCCAGCCCTGGAGGACGTCCCGCCACCGACACCGCGACGCCAGCTGGCGGACGTTTTCCGCTTCCGGCCACATGGCTCTGATGACCGGAATTGA
- a CDS encoding universal stress protein: MVGIDGSRWSVDAALWAVDEAVSRDVPLRLLYVVEPRGHGAVDPQQEPQDLACADVSVRRALVAVESTEQPVKVEWEVLQGHPSRVLLDASRSADLLCLGSLGIAHATGHRLGSTAATLATSAPCPVAIVRSGNHHGVMQPRHVVVEVDESPDSAVVLEAGISEARLRGVPLTVLATRPTSPADGRDKVQDDGVSARLDKRLSRYRLANPDIEFNPVAIRGSTMNYLDRHADSIQLLVIGRHRRPGMGEIVGTARSASPQVNCTALICQRNQRL; this comes from the coding sequence GTGGTCGGCATCGACGGCTCGCGGTGGTCGGTTGACGCTGCCTTGTGGGCGGTCGATGAAGCCGTCAGTCGCGACGTACCCCTGCGCCTGCTCTACGTCGTCGAGCCACGCGGCCATGGTGCCGTCGATCCCCAGCAGGAACCTCAAGATCTGGCGTGCGCCGACGTCTCCGTGCGGCGCGCGCTGGTCGCGGTCGAGTCCACAGAGCAGCCGGTCAAAGTGGAATGGGAAGTACTGCAGGGGCATCCCTCCCGGGTCCTGCTGGACGCCAGCCGATCTGCCGACCTGCTGTGTCTGGGCTCGCTCGGCATCGCGCATGCCACGGGGCACCGACTCGGTTCGACCGCGGCCACATTGGCGACTTCCGCGCCGTGTCCGGTGGCAATCGTCCGCAGCGGCAATCACCACGGGGTGATGCAGCCCAGGCACGTCGTGGTCGAAGTCGATGAAAGTCCGGACAGCGCCGTCGTTCTCGAGGCCGGAATCAGCGAAGCCCGGCTACGCGGAGTGCCCCTGACGGTGCTCGCAACGCGGCCGACCTCGCCTGCGGACGGACGGGACAAAGTGCAGGATGATGGCGTGTCTGCGCGGCTGGACAAACGTCTCTCCCGGTATCGCCTCGCCAACCCGGACATCGAGTTCAACCCCGTCGCAATCCGTGGTTCCACGATGAATTACCTTGATCGCCATGCCGATTCGATCCAATTGCTGGTGATCGGCAGGCACCGGAGACCCGGGATGGGTGAGATCGTGGGGACGGCGCGCTCAGCCTCGCCCCAGGTGAACTGCACGGCACTGATTTGCCAACGTAATCAGCGCCTGTAG
- a CDS encoding response regulator transcription factor: MVTVFLVDDHEVVRRGLIDLLSADPDLEVIGEAGTVAHAMAQIPALRPDVAVLDVRLPDGNGIELCRDLLSRLPDLRCLMLTSFTSDEAMLDAVLAGASGYVIKDIKGMELAEAIKAVGAGRSLLDNRAAAALMAKLRNEAERSDPLSGLTDQERVLLDLLGEGLTNKQIAARMFLAEKTVKNYVSRLLAKLGMERRTQAAVFVSKLERPRRSDD, translated from the coding sequence ATGGTCACAGTATTTCTCGTCGATGACCATGAAGTCGTGCGCCGCGGACTCATCGACCTGCTGAGTGCGGACCCGGATCTGGAAGTCATCGGCGAGGCTGGAACCGTGGCGCACGCCATGGCCCAGATTCCTGCGCTCAGACCCGATGTCGCCGTCCTCGATGTGCGTCTGCCGGACGGCAACGGCATCGAACTGTGCCGCGATCTGCTGTCGCGCCTACCCGACCTACGGTGCCTGATGTTGACGTCGTTCACCTCCGACGAGGCCATGCTCGACGCGGTCCTGGCCGGCGCGAGCGGCTATGTCATCAAGGACATCAAAGGCATGGAACTCGCCGAGGCGATCAAGGCCGTGGGCGCCGGACGGTCCCTCCTGGACAACCGTGCCGCCGCGGCGTTGATGGCGAAGCTCCGCAATGAAGCCGAGCGATCGGACCCGCTTTCGGGGCTGACCGATCAGGAACGGGTGCTGCTGGATCTGCTCGGCGAAGGATTGACCAACAAGCAGATCGCCGCACGAATGTTCCTGGCGGAGAAGACGGTAAAGAACTACGTGTCGCGTCTGCTCGCCAAGCTGGGTATGGAACGACGGACGCAGGCCGCGGTGTTCGTGTCGAAACTGGAGCGGCCGCGGCGCTCGGACGACTGA
- a CDS encoding GAF domain-containing sensor histidine kinase codes for MTDVRRQDSSAEHPLRAPLSGLRLRELLSEVQDRVEQIIEGRDRLDGLVEAMLTVTSGLELDETLRTIVHTAIELIDARYGALGVRGTDHELVEFVYEGIDEQTRCKIGPLPQGRGVLGVLIDEPKPIRLEDIRTHPASVGFPEHHPPMRTFLGVPVRIRDKVFGNLYLTEKASGQPFSEDDEVLAQALAAAAGIAIDNARLYRQSQQRQAWIEATRDIGTALLSGTEPSLVFRQIAEEARSLTDADVTLIAVPEDDDAPTSEITELQVIDVVGDARASALEAPAAGGPIGRAFHDRTPSICRAAELPEALAADVASALVLPLRTTESVIGVLVVLRNAGRQEFTADQLDTMAAFADQAALAWQLAASQRQKRELAVLADRDRIARDLHDHVIQRLFAVGLTLQGAIPRAKSSDVQRRITDCVDDLQEVITEIRTAIFDLHGSTASTTRLRQRLDAAVASFSSHELHTTVRYDGPLSVIEPDLADHAEAVVREAVSNAVRHGKASAVGVTVNVDNDLRIEVTDNGQGLPEGITESGLANLRRRAQDTGGDMTVGPGVDAGTVLRWWAPLP; via the coding sequence ATCACCGATGTGAGACGTCAAGACAGCAGCGCTGAGCATCCGCTGCGAGCGCCGCTATCGGGACTACGACTGCGTGAACTTCTCAGTGAAGTTCAGGACCGTGTCGAACAGATCATCGAGGGCCGTGACCGGCTCGACGGTCTGGTCGAGGCGATGCTCACCGTCACATCCGGGCTCGAACTGGACGAGACACTGCGCACCATCGTGCACACCGCGATCGAGCTCATCGACGCACGGTACGGCGCCCTCGGGGTCCGGGGCACGGATCACGAGCTCGTCGAATTCGTCTACGAGGGCATCGACGAGCAGACCCGCTGCAAGATCGGCCCGCTGCCCCAGGGGCGCGGCGTGCTGGGCGTCCTGATCGACGAACCGAAACCCATTCGACTGGAAGACATTCGCACCCACCCCGCCTCGGTGGGCTTTCCCGAGCACCACCCTCCCATGCGAACGTTCCTCGGGGTGCCGGTGCGCATCCGCGACAAAGTCTTCGGCAACCTGTATCTGACCGAAAAAGCATCCGGACAGCCATTCAGCGAAGACGACGAAGTGCTCGCACAGGCCCTGGCCGCAGCGGCCGGCATCGCCATCGACAACGCCCGGCTCTACCGTCAGTCGCAGCAACGCCAGGCCTGGATCGAGGCCACCCGCGATATCGGTACCGCTCTGTTGTCCGGCACGGAGCCGTCGCTGGTGTTCCGCCAGATCGCAGAGGAGGCACGTTCGCTGACGGACGCGGACGTGACGCTGATCGCGGTTCCCGAGGACGACGATGCGCCGACCAGCGAGATCACCGAACTCCAGGTGATCGACGTCGTCGGCGATGCCCGCGCATCAGCGCTGGAGGCGCCGGCAGCCGGCGGACCCATCGGCCGGGCTTTTCACGATCGAACGCCCTCGATCTGCCGGGCAGCCGAGCTACCTGAAGCACTAGCGGCCGACGTGGCGTCGGCACTGGTGCTGCCACTGCGCACCACCGAGAGCGTCATCGGAGTCCTGGTCGTGCTGCGGAATGCGGGCCGCCAGGAATTCACCGCGGATCAGCTGGACACGATGGCCGCGTTCGCCGACCAGGCCGCGCTCGCCTGGCAGCTTGCCGCCAGCCAGCGTCAGAAGCGTGAGCTCGCTGTGCTGGCCGATCGCGACCGCATCGCCCGCGACTTGCACGACCACGTCATCCAGCGGCTGTTCGCGGTTGGTCTGACGCTCCAGGGCGCGATCCCGCGCGCCAAGTCCAGCGATGTGCAGCGCCGCATCACCGACTGCGTCGACGACCTCCAGGAAGTGATCACCGAAATCCGCACCGCGATCTTCGATCTGCACGGCAGCACCGCCTCTACCACCCGGTTACGACAGCGACTCGATGCCGCTGTCGCCTCTTTCTCCAGCCACGAACTGCACACCACGGTCCGCTACGACGGCCCGCTCTCGGTCATCGAGCCCGACTTGGCCGATCACGCCGAGGCCGTCGTCCGCGAAGCGGTGAGCAACGCCGTCCGTCATGGCAAGGCCAGCGCAGTCGGCGTCACCGTCAACGTCGACAACGACTTGCGTATCGAGGTCACCGACAACGGCCAGGGATTACCCGAAGGCATCACCGAAAGTGGCTTGGCGAACCTCCGCCGACGGGCACAAGACACCGGCGGTGACATGACCGTCGGACCCGGCGTCGACGCCGGCACCGTCCTGCGGTGGTGGGCGCCGCTGCCCTGA
- a CDS encoding NAD(P)H nitroreductase — MPETFPDHQTICAAMALATRAPSVHNTQPWRWRIGANSVHLYAESSLHLIHTDPDGRDLLISCGAALHHATVAFHALGWQATVRRFPNPAEPDHLAAIELTPCIPEQADIALAAAIPRRRTDRRYYSGWPVPLGDIALMTARAARLGIGLRRVKLNDVLTSALRQAVSQHVHDLDYLTELTVWSGRYASVAGVPARSTPAPDHSAALPSRIFAGPVLGQAAGTTATDDNGSLLALGTSTDTPIDRLRAGEATSAVLLTATAQGLSTCPVTEALENPECRAIVRSDVFGDELFPQMLIRVGWAPLNADPLPSTPRRALTDVVSLLHDEDSLPGSRACDDQAAGR, encoded by the coding sequence ATGCCCGAGACGTTCCCCGACCATCAGACGATTTGCGCGGCCATGGCGCTGGCAACGCGCGCCCCTTCGGTGCACAACACGCAACCCTGGCGGTGGCGCATCGGCGCCAACAGTGTGCACTTGTACGCCGAATCGTCACTGCACCTGATTCACACCGACCCCGACGGCCGCGACCTGCTGATCAGTTGTGGTGCGGCGCTGCACCACGCGACCGTGGCCTTCCACGCGCTGGGCTGGCAGGCGACCGTGCGCAGGTTCCCCAACCCGGCCGAGCCTGATCATCTCGCCGCGATCGAATTGACACCCTGCATCCCCGAGCAGGCCGACATCGCTCTCGCCGCGGCGATTCCGCGGCGCCGAACCGACCGGCGGTACTACAGCGGCTGGCCCGTCCCGCTCGGGGACATCGCTCTGATGACCGCCCGCGCGGCGCGCCTCGGCATCGGCCTGCGCCGGGTGAAGCTCAACGACGTGCTCACAAGTGCCCTGCGGCAAGCGGTTTCACAGCATGTGCATGATCTGGACTACCTCACCGAACTGACGGTCTGGAGCGGCCGCTATGCATCGGTCGCGGGTGTGCCCGCTCGTAGTACACCCGCGCCCGACCACAGCGCTGCTCTCCCCAGTCGCATCTTCGCCGGCCCCGTGCTCGGCCAGGCCGCAGGCACAACGGCCACCGATGACAACGGTTCACTGTTGGCGCTCGGCACCTCGACCGACACTCCGATTGATCGATTGCGGGCCGGAGAAGCAACGAGCGCAGTTCTGCTCACCGCCACCGCGCAGGGACTGTCCACGTGCCCCGTCACGGAGGCGCTGGAGAATCCCGAGTGCCGAGCCATCGTCCGATCGGACGTTTTCGGCGATGAATTGTTCCCGCAGATGCTCATCCGCGTCGGCTGGGCACCCTTGAACGCAGACCCCTTACCCTCGACCCCGCGCCGCGCGCTGACGGACGTCGTTTCCCTTCTGCACGACGAGGACTCGTTGCCGGGTTCTCGTGCCTGCGACGACCAGGCGGCGGGTCGCTGA